Proteins encoded by one window of Micromonospora coxensis:
- a CDS encoding DUF805 domain-containing protein codes for MSPVDAVKSVLSQYAGFHGRARRSEYWWFALFSVLINIVAAILDGALGTRIGSDPDSTGVIGLIVTLALLLPSLAVSVRRLHDTDRSGWWLLIGLVPLVGFIVLLVFFVKDGTQGSNRFGADPKDAPHAAAPRMA; via the coding sequence ATGTCCCCGGTTGATGCCGTCAAATCCGTCCTCTCGCAGTACGCGGGCTTCCACGGCCGCGCTCGCCGGTCCGAATACTGGTGGTTCGCCCTCTTCTCTGTTTTGATCAACATTGTCGCCGCGATCCTGGACGGTGCGCTCGGGACCAGGATCGGGTCGGATCCGGACTCCACCGGGGTCATCGGACTCATCGTCACCCTGGCCCTGCTGCTGCCGAGCCTGGCGGTTTCCGTGCGGCGACTCCACGACACCGACCGCTCGGGTTGGTGGCTGTTGATCGGCCTCGTGCCCCTCGTCGGGTTCATCGTCCTGCTCGTGTTCTTCGTGAAGGACGGCACGCAGGGGAGTAACCGGTTCGGCGCCGACCCGAAGGACGCTCCGCACGCCGCCGCTCCCAGGATGGCCTGA
- the deoD gene encoding purine-nucleoside phosphorylase, whose protein sequence is MSTHIGAKPGEIAERVLMPGDPLRAKWIAETYLEDATCYSTVRGMLGFTGRWNGVEVSVQGSGMGMPSASIYAHELVNEYGVKTLIRVGSCGALTEDLQLRDVVAAIGSSTDSNMNRMRFDGLIDYAPVADFGLLRTSVEVAERRGIQMHVGPILAADAFYTDRPDLYDALADYGVLAVEMESAALYTIAARFKARALTILTVSDHIKTGEKTTSQEREQTFGQMVEIALDTVIA, encoded by the coding sequence ATGAGTACGCACATCGGCGCGAAGCCGGGAGAGATCGCCGAGCGGGTCCTGATGCCGGGCGACCCGCTGCGGGCCAAGTGGATCGCGGAGACCTACCTCGAGGACGCCACGTGCTACTCGACGGTCCGGGGCATGCTGGGCTTCACCGGCCGCTGGAACGGCGTCGAGGTGTCCGTCCAGGGCTCCGGCATGGGCATGCCGTCCGCCTCGATCTACGCCCACGAGCTGGTCAACGAGTACGGCGTGAAGACCCTGATCCGGGTCGGCTCCTGCGGCGCCCTCACCGAGGACCTCCAGCTGCGCGACGTGGTCGCCGCGATCGGGTCGTCCACCGACTCGAACATGAACCGGATGCGCTTCGACGGCCTGATCGACTACGCCCCGGTGGCGGACTTCGGCCTGCTGCGCACCTCGGTCGAGGTGGCCGAGCGGCGCGGCATCCAGATGCACGTGGGCCCGATCCTGGCGGCGGACGCCTTCTACACCGACCGGCCCGACCTCTACGACGCGCTCGCCGACTACGGCGTGCTGGCGGTCGAGATGGAGTCCGCGGCGCTCTACACGATCGCGGCCCGGTTCAAGGCGCGGGCGCTGACCATCCTGACCGTCAGCGACCACATCAAGACCGGCGAGAAGACCACGTCGCAGGAGCGCGAGCAGACCTTCGGCCAGATGGTCGAGATCGCCCTGGACACCGTCATCGCCTGA